From the Oreochromis niloticus isolate F11D_XX unplaced genomic scaffold, O_niloticus_UMD_NMBU tig00000289_pilon, whole genome shotgun sequence genome, one window contains:
- the LOC100696326 gene encoding meprin A subunit beta-like isoform X1: MQLRKRQVWHKVPLKTHHEDERLCFSHCQHGNFRNIFLKSNWTRNNIGEVKDIPEINKEFLHDDIMEPTNMQRSTIINENMLWKSPVPYVLNNELDINSKGVILRAFDQFRLKSCIDFKPRDSEDYYISVKQLNGCWSYIGQIFSNGQELSIGRGCGSIAIVEHEFLHALGFYHEQSRYDRDDYVTINFGNILEAYKSNFRIVGSDNSTTHGVPYDYLSVMHYGKDDFTNGKGSTIITKDPKFQNLIGQREEMSTSDVQELNLLYKCSSSIAFKMYCGFINGNTCQMNRCSKSGNGWEMVTAVYSGPSSDHTNLPSGNGNQGQDAGFFVYASTESGQEGDSAWLETKRMSPQRECHVQCLQFYYYQNGSESDELNIWIREFQDERDSTGTLYLMGQITGPPTSHWTLHHVLLNATKQFQVEFEVRKGAGNSTGGFSIDDINLSELECPDGTWQINDFETLWNTSDTPDWIYSPRQYSSEGYAYRVALNLRQTDFGVYVHLVSGVYDDQLEWPCPQRQFTVQMVDQNPNIQLQMSRQNSLTTDPNLLSSSGVLIWGKPREVGSQIVDENNETIYVNTLYGYRNFASLKDIQSRDYLKGGSTIFIFTLQDLTPLVNGSSLPCPQARTVKITLPPEDQDKGNCSSWISPTSIPPSYTTDDRISPTTIPIPDTTDVGTVGFSPGMMASPVLTLLLALMLLMP, encoded by the exons ATGCAGTTGAGGAAGAGACAAGTGTGGCACAAG GTTCCATTAAAGACACACCATGAGGATGaaaggctttgtttttctcattgtCAGCATGGCAATTTCAGAAACATTTTCCTTAAATCCA ACTGGACCAGAAATA ACATTGGTGAAGTAAAGGACATTCCTGAAATAAACAAGG AATTCTTACATGATGATATCATGGAG ccTACAAACATGCAGAGGAGTACCATTATTAAtgaaaacatgctgtggaaATCCCCAGTCCCCTATGTGTTGAATAACGAACTTG ACATTAATTCTAAAGGAGTCATTCTGAGGGCCTTTGACCAGTTCAGGTTGAAATCATGCATTGATTTCAAACCAAGGGACTCTGAGGACTattacatttctgtcaaacagtTAAATGG ATGTTGGTCATACATTGGGCAAATATTTTCCAATGGACAGGAACTCTCCATTGGAAGAGGCTGTGGTTCCATTGCCATTGTTGAACACGAGTTCCTTCATGCTCTTGGCTTCTACCATGAACAGTCCAGATATGACAGAGATGATTATGTGACGATTAACTTTGGAAACATCCTTGAAG CTTACAAGAGCAACTTTAGAATAGTTGGCAGTGATAACAGCACCACCCACGGAGTCCCATATGACTACTTGTCCGTGATGCACTATGGCAAAGATGATTTCACCAACGGCAAAGGATCCACAATTATCACCAAAGACCCAAAATTCcagaatctgattggtcaaCGAGAGGAAATGAGTACTAGTGATGTTCAGGAGCTGAATCTACTCTACAAATGCA GCTCATCCATAGCCTTTAAGATGTACTGTGGCTTTATTAATGGGAACACGTGTCAAATGAACCGCTGTTCAAAGAGTGGCAATGGCTGGGAAATGGTAACAGCTGTTTATAGTGGTCCCAGCTCTGACCACACCAATCTGCCCAGTGGAAATGGTAATCAAG GTCAGGATGCAGGTTTCTTCGTGTATGCCAGCACAGAATCAGGTCAGGAGGGTGACTCAGCCTGGCTGGAGACAAAGAGGATGAGTCCCCAGAGGGAGTGTCATGTCCAGTGTCTGCAGTTCTACTATTACCAGAATGGGAGCGAGTCAGATGAACTTAACATCTGGATCAGAGAGTTTCAAGATGAACGGGACTCCACAGGAACTCTCTACCTCATGGGACAGATCACTG GTCCACCAACATCTCACTGGACTCTCCACCATGTTCTTCTAAATGCCACCAAGCAGTTCCAGGTGGAGTTTGAGGTTCGTAAAGGAGCAGGAAACTCTACAGGCGGCTTCTCTATTGATGACATCAATCTCTCAGAGCTTGAGTGTCCAGATGGAACCTGGCAGATTAATGATTTTGAGACACTTTGGAACACTAGTGATACTCCGGACTGGATATATAGCCCAAGGCAGTACTCCAGTGAGGGCTATGCTTACCGGGTAGCGTTAAATCTCCGCCAGACAGATTTTGGAGTATATGTGCATCTTGTCTCTGGTGTCTATGATGACCAACTGGAATGGCCTTGCCCACAAAGGCAATTTACTGTCCAAATGGTGGATCAGAACCCCAACATCCAGCTACAGATGTCAAGGCAAAATAGTCTCACCACTGACCCAAATCTGCTCAGCTCCAGTG GAGTACTAATTTGGGGCAAACCTCGTGAGGTTGGAAGTCAAATTGTTGACGAGAACAATGAAACCATCTATGTTAATACCCTATATGGTTATAGAAATTTTGCATCTTTGAAAGACATCCAATCCAGAGATTACCTTAAGGGAGGAAGCACCATTTTCATCTTCACTTTACAAG ATCTCACGCCTTTAGTTAATGGAAGTTCGCTGCCATGTCCTCAAGCGAGAACAGTAAAAATTACACTTCCTCCTGAAGACCAGGATAAAGGAAACTGCTCATCATG GATCTCACCAACCTCCATTCCACCCTCATACACAACAGATGACAG GATCTCACCCACCACAATTCCAATTCCAGACACAACAGATGTTGG CACTGTTGGCTTCTCTCCTGGTATGATGGCCTCTCCTGTCCTCACACTCCTGCTAGCACTGATGCTTTTGATGCCTTGA
- the LOC100696326 gene encoding meprin A subunit beta-like isoform X2 gives MRMKGFVFLIVSMAISETFSLNPTGPEIVDIGEVKDIPEINKEFLHDDIMEPTNMQRSTIINENMLWKSPVPYVLNNELDINSKGVILRAFDQFRLKSCIDFKPRDSEDYYISVKQLNGCWSYIGQIFSNGQELSIGRGCGSIAIVEHEFLHALGFYHEQSRYDRDDYVTINFGNILEAYKSNFRIVGSDNSTTHGVPYDYLSVMHYGKDDFTNGKGSTIITKDPKFQNLIGQREEMSTSDVQELNLLYKCSSSIAFKMYCGFINGNTCQMNRCSKSGNGWEMVTAVYSGPSSDHTNLPSGNGNQGQDAGFFVYASTESGQEGDSAWLETKRMSPQRECHVQCLQFYYYQNGSESDELNIWIREFQDERDSTGTLYLMGQITGPPTSHWTLHHVLLNATKQFQVEFEVRKGAGNSTGGFSIDDINLSELECPDGTWQINDFETLWNTSDTPDWIYSPRQYSSEGYAYRVALNLRQTDFGVYVHLVSGVYDDQLEWPCPQRQFTVQMVDQNPNIQLQMSRQNSLTTDPNLLSSSGVLIWGKPREVGSQIVDENNETIYVNTLYGYRNFASLKDIQSRDYLKGGSTIFIFTLQDLTPLVNGSSLPCPQARTVKITLPPEDQDKGNCSSWISPTSIPPSYTTDDRISPTTIPIPDTTDVGTVGFSPGMMASPVLTLLLALMLLMP, from the exons ATGAGGATGaaaggctttgtttttctcattgtCAGCATGGCAATTTCAGAAACATTTTCCTTAAATCCA ACTGGACCAGAAATAGTAG ACATTGGTGAAGTAAAGGACATTCCTGAAATAAACAAGG AATTCTTACATGATGATATCATGGAG ccTACAAACATGCAGAGGAGTACCATTATTAAtgaaaacatgctgtggaaATCCCCAGTCCCCTATGTGTTGAATAACGAACTTG ACATTAATTCTAAAGGAGTCATTCTGAGGGCCTTTGACCAGTTCAGGTTGAAATCATGCATTGATTTCAAACCAAGGGACTCTGAGGACTattacatttctgtcaaacagtTAAATGG ATGTTGGTCATACATTGGGCAAATATTTTCCAATGGACAGGAACTCTCCATTGGAAGAGGCTGTGGTTCCATTGCCATTGTTGAACACGAGTTCCTTCATGCTCTTGGCTTCTACCATGAACAGTCCAGATATGACAGAGATGATTATGTGACGATTAACTTTGGAAACATCCTTGAAG CTTACAAGAGCAACTTTAGAATAGTTGGCAGTGATAACAGCACCACCCACGGAGTCCCATATGACTACTTGTCCGTGATGCACTATGGCAAAGATGATTTCACCAACGGCAAAGGATCCACAATTATCACCAAAGACCCAAAATTCcagaatctgattggtcaaCGAGAGGAAATGAGTACTAGTGATGTTCAGGAGCTGAATCTACTCTACAAATGCA GCTCATCCATAGCCTTTAAGATGTACTGTGGCTTTATTAATGGGAACACGTGTCAAATGAACCGCTGTTCAAAGAGTGGCAATGGCTGGGAAATGGTAACAGCTGTTTATAGTGGTCCCAGCTCTGACCACACCAATCTGCCCAGTGGAAATGGTAATCAAG GTCAGGATGCAGGTTTCTTCGTGTATGCCAGCACAGAATCAGGTCAGGAGGGTGACTCAGCCTGGCTGGAGACAAAGAGGATGAGTCCCCAGAGGGAGTGTCATGTCCAGTGTCTGCAGTTCTACTATTACCAGAATGGGAGCGAGTCAGATGAACTTAACATCTGGATCAGAGAGTTTCAAGATGAACGGGACTCCACAGGAACTCTCTACCTCATGGGACAGATCACTG GTCCACCAACATCTCACTGGACTCTCCACCATGTTCTTCTAAATGCCACCAAGCAGTTCCAGGTGGAGTTTGAGGTTCGTAAAGGAGCAGGAAACTCTACAGGCGGCTTCTCTATTGATGACATCAATCTCTCAGAGCTTGAGTGTCCAGATGGAACCTGGCAGATTAATGATTTTGAGACACTTTGGAACACTAGTGATACTCCGGACTGGATATATAGCCCAAGGCAGTACTCCAGTGAGGGCTATGCTTACCGGGTAGCGTTAAATCTCCGCCAGACAGATTTTGGAGTATATGTGCATCTTGTCTCTGGTGTCTATGATGACCAACTGGAATGGCCTTGCCCACAAAGGCAATTTACTGTCCAAATGGTGGATCAGAACCCCAACATCCAGCTACAGATGTCAAGGCAAAATAGTCTCACCACTGACCCAAATCTGCTCAGCTCCAGTG GAGTACTAATTTGGGGCAAACCTCGTGAGGTTGGAAGTCAAATTGTTGACGAGAACAATGAAACCATCTATGTTAATACCCTATATGGTTATAGAAATTTTGCATCTTTGAAAGACATCCAATCCAGAGATTACCTTAAGGGAGGAAGCACCATTTTCATCTTCACTTTACAAG ATCTCACGCCTTTAGTTAATGGAAGTTCGCTGCCATGTCCTCAAGCGAGAACAGTAAAAATTACACTTCCTCCTGAAGACCAGGATAAAGGAAACTGCTCATCATG GATCTCACCAACCTCCATTCCACCCTCATACACAACAGATGACAG GATCTCACCCACCACAATTCCAATTCCAGACACAACAGATGTTGG CACTGTTGGCTTCTCTCCTGGTATGATGGCCTCTCCTGTCCTCACACTCCTGCTAGCACTGATGCTTTTGATGCCTTGA